Sequence from the Fragaria vesca subsp. vesca linkage group LG4, FraVesHawaii_1.0, whole genome shotgun sequence genome:
TAATTCATGAATTTTATTTCTTTGATAATCACCTCACTCTTAATTGTTTGTCTCCACGATAGTAAGGGCCAAAATGTCTGCCAAGTAAAAATGTCCAAAGAGGTCTAAGCAAACTCTGAAACAAGGGAGGTCCATGTATCCTTAAAATTAAAAACAACATTTTACCAACAAAGAAGAAAAGAGAAAAACAAATTCCTTCCAGTTACATCACAAACCAGATACCTCGGCAGAAAACTAGAGAAAAGAATGACTATGGAGATGCAGAATGGTACATCAGTAACCAAAATAACTTCATAGTTTAAAGACTAAGCATATGCATTATATTCGAAACAGAAACACATTTTAGCAATCATGATTGATTTACCTTGTCAATATTCTCTAACATTATGCTTTTGACTTCTGAAACTTGCGCCTTCACTTTCAATAGCTTTTCAATCTCTTCTGCGTGATCAATTATATACTTCATGTGCTCTTTCATTATTGGTCTGTAATTTTTAAACCCATCTTAGTTGACCACTAGAAAGAAATATGTTCCCAAAAGCATAGACATTCAAGTACATAATCACATAAATTATCATGAATGAACGTACCCAAATTCCTTGTTAAGACTTTTAGCGATAGCTGTATCTGCTTTACCACCCCCATATCTTTTCCTAAAGTCGGCCTTCACTCGTTCTAGAAATGCTATAGATATCTGTTTGCCAACTGAGTCCTTCGCAACCACACAGTACGCTGCAGATTCCACAAAACACCTAGATATGAGTTGATAAGAAGTTAATATATCCCCACTAGCTAACTAACTGGAAGGGTTTTGATTGGACACTCAGACAGATAACAACAACACATGACAGTATATCTTAATTCCATTGTTTCATATTGAACTTAAGAACCAATACTTAAGTACAAAGAAGTGAACAATAGCTACAGAAATGGATCAACAGTAGGACTTTTACCAGTTAATATGCTTTTAAGTACTTCAATTAGATGAGCTGGCATGTAATCCTAACTAACTGTGTAACTGAAGTTTGAGGGAGACCTAAAGGTAACGGATGCTCATTTTTCAAAGAGGCGAAGTTGTAAAGTTAAAATTCAGTAGGGCACTAAATGGAATTATCAAATGCATGGTGTAATTTGGCAGATTCTACTACCAGAAGAACAAAAAGACTGACATATTTCTTCTCCCAAAATTAAGTTTAAGCATTCAAATCATGAATTAAATTTTCGAAAGTGTAACTTGGTAGAACTTGTTTTCGAAAGTGTAACTTCAAAAGCATTCAGCTCATCTAATTGATGCCCTTAATTTCAGTGTTCCCATATCCTTAAATTTTTGTAAAACACTTGCAGAAAATTCAATCTATTTTAAGAGTTTGATCAGCCACTAGAAAATGACCCGTATACAATACTCTATTATAACCTCAAACACAACCCAATAAGAGGCAAAAGTTGAATTCCTTTCTTATTCTGCCACATTTTTTTTTTTTTTTTGAACAATGAACAGCTAAAGAACCAATTCTGAGAAGCTCAAAACACCAAGCAATATCAGTTCATGGAGTTCACTATTTCAAGTTTGGAGACCAACCACATTCTCAAATCATATCTCACTGGATATGTCCATCTAATCCCACATGTGATACAAAGCAATATCAGGTGGAAACAGTGATATTAAGTTCAACACAAAAATAGATGCATACAACACAACAGCACATATTAGGCAGCATTACCAAGTTATATGGCAAACACTTGATGTCAACTTAAGCATTACTGCATTAGTAACTTAGTACTGATGGTTGCATTAAGTTAAGCAATTAAATGTCTAATCCCACTCTCATGACAATATATAGTTTTATACTTGATCTTCTAAAGAAGATTTATACAAGCATTTAGTCAATGGAACAGTTGTGAGCAGAGAATACAGCATCAAATAGCGTAACATCGTAGAAACAAACAATAACTACGGAAAACCACAAGACTTTTACCAGAAAACCAATACCGCCAGTACATAGTTATTTAGATGAACTTGCATCTTTCCCTCAACTATGACCAAAAGATACAGAGATATGAGGTTAGAATACATACTATTCCAATGGGATATCTATAATACTTGTTTTCTATAAAGGCAACGGTAAATCCAAGACTGCACCCGATGAAATGCGCTCTATATTGCGGAGGTACAGATTCTACTGCTACATGAAAAAAAAGAGAGGACTGATACAAAACGATAGCAAATTACACATTTTGCTTTCTTCCCTAAAGTAAATTAAGAACTCAAAACCAAAGCAGTAGTTGAATCTCGACTATAGAAACACGAAGAAGCCTCTTCTGTTAGCATTTACAATTGACGCAAGGACCTTGTTTCAAGTGCTTCATACATCCTCAAATTTATATATAACACTTAAATGGAATTCCATCCTTACTCAGAATTAACCTACGCTACTCTATATACTACAGTCAGCTAATTTACAAGCCTACTAAACTGAGCTCAAAACAAGTCCAATAAATTCTCAAAATTCATATAGTAACAACCAAAACTCATAATCCTTTCTCTTTTTCCACACTATTCCTTGCAATCAAACAGCTAAAGGTTCAAACTTTATGAGAAGATCACAAAACCAAGACAAACCCAGTTCAAAAAGCTCACAACTTTTCACCTTTTCTCTAAACACGAAGCACAACCCAGATCATATCTCACAGTTGGGGACTAGATCCATCTACTTCCCGCATGCAAATTCAAGAACGAGATCAGTCAACAAAACAGTGAGTCAGTGAGAATTGAATAGAAATGTACCGTAGCCATCTTCAACTAGAAAATTGAAGGTGTGGTGATCGCAGTTGTAAGTGAACTTGTTGTTGGTGGAGGGCAGTCTCTGAAGGCACTGAGCTGCAATCGCCGGGAAGTTTCCGGTGAACTCGGTGTACTCGGCCAAGATCATTATGCCTCTGGCCACGAAGCTGTATATGAACGATTCCTGACTCATTGGCCTCAGCTGAGTCACCTCGGAACTGGAACTGAGAGACAGACAAGGAGAGCTAGTTGGTTGGCAAATCTTGTTTCTTTGCTAGGAAGTAAGAATTTGCTTTTGGGTTTTATTAAGAAACATTATGATTGATTATTAGACTTGGTGAGTAATTAAACTAGTGGAGAGTGGAGACAGGGATTCTGGTTTGGCGCTAATGTTGGAAATGTGATGTGATAAAGTGTGGTAGATATGATTTGGTGTGGACTAAAATGGTCTTATGGTGTGGACTGGTGCCGCCGGCGACAATACCCCCTGATTTGGCAGTCTTTTTTATTTTTAAATTTTCTTTTATAGTAAATCAGAACCGAAATGCGATAAAATGAGGTTTAAAACAAAAATTATTGGAGTAAAAAGCTCAGAGATGTACAAGGTTTTAACCAAGCTTTATTAGCAAAAACTATTTGAAGAATTGCAATGAATCTCAACTCTTTAGTGCATTTTGTGCTTCAAGCAAAATATTTTCAAGAATCGAGTTGGGTGGATGTGAGAAGTTTTCCAGGTGTTTCAATGATTTGGAGCAACTTGCTTTGGGGGAGAGATCTTCTAGTCTAGGGATTGAGGTGGAGAGTTAGGAATGGAGAAAACAAAAGAGCCTGGGATGATAAATGGTTGTCAGTGCCTTGGACATTCTCTTAAAGGAAAGAAGTAAACTAGTGATCATGTTTAGGATTTAAATTGCTTGTATTGATAATATTGATAGCATTGATAGCATTGATAACTTGCCTAGAATAGTCTAGCTGTTGTTTGTATATAACAACAATGATCTTGCACAATTGTAATTCAATTTTTTCAATACAATCAGATTACTAATTTCTTTATGGTATCAGAGCACCGATCTTGGTGCTCTAAAGACTCACTCACCTTCCGCAAACACATCGAACACTATCAAACCAACACTACGGTTAACACAGAAGGACATATTGTCCAAAGCCACATAAACAAACATGACAAACCTACTCATTCTACACCACTCCGACACATAGTTACACCCACTTGCAATATTACAAGTAATGATCCATATTTGACATTATATTGGATTGTGGATAGTGGAGCAATGGATCACGTTTCTCATCTATCACCCACTCACAACAAGATTAAAGCATCTCACGATTTTGTTGGTCTACCCAATGGAGAGAAAGCCATTATTGAAAGCATCAGAACTATTAAGTTGGCAACAGATTTGTACCTTGATGGTGTTCTCCATGTGCCTAAATTCTGAGTAAATTTGATATCAGTTAGTAAATTGACTCAGGCTTTGAAGTGTATTGTGATATTTTACCTAGATTTTTGTGTTGTGCAGGACGTGGATACAAAGAAGACGATTGGCCTGGGCAAGCATTTTAACGGTCTCTACTATCTTACACCAAGTCAAAACCCTCACCTAGCAAATCATGTCACACGCACCTCAGATCTCTAGCGCCAACGTCTTGGGCACCCATCTTCTTCACCCCTTCATTTCTTGTCTCAAACTGTTTCCAAAATAATGTTTGATCAACAACATGTTTGTGATATTTGTCATTTGGCCAAGCAAATTCGTTTGTCTTTTCCTTTTAGTTCAATAAATTCTCAGGCACCTTTCGATTTGATTCTATAATGATCTCACTTTTAAATAGGTTGTTTTAATTATTTTTGTCCTTCTCGTTTGTGTGTTTTGTTCTTTGATTAGGATTTGGTTTTAGTATATTGTGGACCACTAATGGGTAATGGGTAAAACCCAGTCTGGTAAATTTATCTCTAGATTAAATAATAATTTCCTAGTGTAAACATCTGATTGGGGGAAAAGAAACATCTAGTTCCCTTCTAGAAGAACACGTTGCTAGTTTCTCCTCCATTGATTCAATCATTGTTCTCCTAGCCATTCACGTGCCCTCTACAGATTCCTCTCGAACCTACCCATCTTTCTTTCTCTTCTCTTTTCTCTTCTTCCTTGTTCCCAACAAGTTGAATTTCATTCACTTCCCCAAAGCTTGCACTTGAGCAATAGCTTGCAAGAGATTGATAGCCTCTGAATTTCTCCATTGAACAAGACAAAGTTCTATTTTTGTAAGTTCCTATTTCATCTTTCAGAAACTGAAATCTTGTTTCAGCTATTCTCAAGTTGGGAGTTTGATTCGTATTCTAAATCCCTCTGATAGATGGCTGGATAGCTATGATAGAGTGGATTGCTTTTGGAATTGTTGGGTGCTTACGTGATTGCTTTTGGAGATTGCTACTGATATGTAGGATTTGAATCTAGTATCTATGTTTGGGTGTGATTGTTTTGCTTCCTCTATGACTCTGATTGATCTGTTAAGATGTTGTTTGTTATATTAGACCTCTGTGAGCAGAATCCTTTTTGCTAAGCGTGATTTCCTTCAGGTATTGCTGAGTTCAAAATTCGTAAAGTGGTTGTTCCTTGTTGATAAAGCCTGCACCACAGACCTTGCTTCCCTTCTTCTTATTGTATCCTTGATCTTACATCACGTAGAAAATCTTAGGTGCGACAGCCGCACCACGTGGCTCATGCGACGGGCCAACCACGTATCGACACGT
This genomic interval carries:
- the LOC101305162 gene encoding vesicle-associated membrane protein 724-like, encoding MSQESFIYSFVARGIMILAEYTEFTGNFPAIAAQCLQRLPSTNNKFTYNCDHHTFNFLVEDGYAYCVVAKDSVGKQISIAFLERVKADFRKRYGGGKADTAIAKSLNKEFGPIMKEHMKYIIDHAEEIEKLLKVKAQVSEVKSIMLENIDKAIDRGENLTVLVDKTETLRSQAQDYKNKGTQMRRKLWYQNMKIKLVVFGILLLLILVIWLSICHGFDCTN